One Candidatus Eremiobacteraceae bacterium DNA window includes the following coding sequences:
- a CDS encoding CBS domain-containing protein, which produces MRLREAFASELIGRPVTLHAGSQHVRIGRLEDVAVSGNDTFPAVTGLYIKGQDGVRRFAPFASVETLTPDDISVQSPPIDATAVSPPSDELLVNRAVLDKQILDVDGKKVVRVNDVRLAPAGAQMRLMAADVGFPGLLRRLGLRALGRQLEARPQLTGMPPTLISWEAVQPLQHDQASEAIRLRVPHARLNRIHPADLAAILQDLTASEQASLVTSLDEETAADAFEQLDVDTQLSILEDLKPERAADIIEKMEPDDAADLLGQIEQDKQQELLRLIEPTEAEDLRELLGHPEQTAGGLMTTQYLWIPPGLTVAQAFDRIRDNAGDAELVYYVYILDEREHIVGVCSLRELVMGRPDQAVAEISVEDVVTVQLEAPRDEVATTIARYDFIAVPVVDREDRMQGIVTVDDVIDVLLPEKLRKMLPHVGKSRSKAKPRTQTT; this is translated from the coding sequence GTGCGGCTGCGTGAGGCGTTCGCAAGCGAACTGATCGGCCGGCCGGTGACGCTGCACGCCGGCAGCCAGCACGTGCGCATCGGCCGCTTGGAAGACGTCGCGGTGTCGGGCAACGACACGTTCCCCGCGGTCACCGGCTTGTACATCAAGGGCCAGGATGGCGTTCGGCGGTTCGCACCGTTCGCGAGCGTGGAGACCTTGACGCCGGACGATATCTCGGTGCAATCGCCACCGATCGATGCGACCGCGGTGTCGCCGCCGAGCGACGAGTTGCTCGTCAACCGCGCCGTGCTTGACAAGCAGATCCTCGACGTCGACGGCAAGAAGGTCGTTCGGGTCAACGACGTGCGGCTCGCGCCTGCGGGCGCGCAAATGCGTCTCATGGCGGCCGATGTCGGCTTCCCCGGCTTGCTGCGCAGGCTCGGCCTGCGCGCTCTCGGACGTCAGCTGGAAGCCCGCCCGCAGCTCACGGGAATGCCGCCGACGTTGATCTCGTGGGAAGCGGTGCAGCCCCTGCAACACGATCAAGCGAGCGAAGCGATTCGTTTGCGCGTGCCGCACGCACGCCTCAACCGCATCCATCCCGCCGATCTCGCTGCCATCCTCCAAGACCTGACCGCGTCGGAACAGGCGTCGCTCGTCACCTCGCTCGATGAGGAAACCGCCGCGGACGCCTTTGAGCAACTGGACGTCGACACCCAGCTGTCCATTCTCGAGGACCTCAAGCCCGAACGCGCCGCCGACATCATCGAGAAGATGGAGCCGGACGACGCGGCGGACCTGCTCGGCCAGATCGAACAGGATAAACAGCAAGAACTGCTCCGCCTTATCGAGCCCACCGAAGCCGAAGATCTGCGCGAGCTGCTCGGCCATCCCGAGCAGACGGCCGGCGGACTCATGACCACGCAGTACCTCTGGATACCGCCGGGTTTGACGGTCGCGCAAGCCTTCGATCGTATCCGCGACAACGCCGGCGACGCCGAGCTCGTGTATTACGTGTACATCTTGGATGAACGCGAACATATCGTCGGCGTCTGTTCGCTGCGCGAATTGGTCATGGGCCGCCCGGACCAGGCGGTGGCCGAGATCAGCGTCGAGGATGTCGTGACGGTGCAGCTCGAAGCGCCGCGCGATGAGGTGGCGACCACCATCGCCCGGTATGACTTCATCGCAGTGCCCGTCGTCGACCGCGAGGACCGCATGCAAGGCATCGTCACCGTCGACGATGTGATCGACGTCTTGCTTCCCGAGAAACTGCGAAAGATGTTGCCCCACGTGGGGAAGTCGCGCTCGAAGGCGAAGCCAAGAACCCAGACCACCTAG
- a CDS encoding aminotransferase class III-fold pyridoxal phosphate-dependent enzyme, with amino-acid sequence AQILDADLDFGTQGAHSNTFGGNGIALAAAKATLDVIERERLVERAAELGEYFIARLRELQDRFPSIGDVRGKGLMLAVDFVVDRVSRTPDVEFRDRVLRRCFAHGLMLLPCGFSALRFTPALVVDREQIDQAVAVLERAIREA; translated from the coding sequence GCGCAGATCCTCGACGCCGACCTCGACTTCGGCACGCAAGGAGCGCACTCGAACACCTTCGGCGGCAATGGTATCGCGCTTGCCGCCGCCAAGGCGACCCTCGACGTGATCGAACGCGAGCGCTTGGTGGAGCGCGCCGCCGAGTTGGGCGAATACTTCATCGCCCGTTTGCGCGAACTGCAAGATCGCTTTCCATCCATCGGCGACGTGCGCGGTAAAGGATTGATGCTGGCGGTCGATTTCGTCGTCGACCGCGTCAGCCGCACGCCCGACGTCGAGTTCCGCGACCGCGTCCTGCGGCGGTGTTTCGCGCACGGACTGATGCTGTTGCCGTGCGGCTTTTCCGCGCTGCGCTTCACGCCGGCTTTGGTGGTCGATCGCGAACAGATCGATCAGGCGGTCGCGGTGCTCGAGCGCGCGATCCGCGAAGCCTGA